One Dama dama isolate Ldn47 chromosome 18, ASM3311817v1, whole genome shotgun sequence DNA window includes the following coding sequences:
- the ANKRD7 gene encoding ankyrin repeat domain-containing protein 7, translating into MWPLKKKEVEDDCKTFDLSNMKNGITCPYILGEESGFGQHRVPRPCVLLGNREKPPRLVLVFGALPVCDPLRVSGRFDSSVVGEDLARGVCEPEAQGPEVVPRFLLTPACRASIGLLAQSGYTLRDKNLKKLHRAASVGDLEKVEYLQLKEHDVNTRDRDLRTPLHLACANGYSNTVSLLTEKQCKVNVWDGENRSPLTKAVPCDRESCATILLEYSADPNLVDLDGNTALHYAACCQSVSLAAKLLKHKANLEAQNKNSAYDCSQ; encoded by the exons ATGTGGCctttgaaaaagaaggaagtcgAGGATGACTGTAAAACTTTTGACCTGAGCAACATGAAGAATGGAATTACCTGCCCTTAT ATCTTGGGGGAAGAATCTGGATTTGGGCAACACCGGGTGCCAAGGCCCTGCGTGTTGCTAGGCAACCGAGAAAAGCCGCCCCGCCTAGTTCTGGTCTTTGGCGCACTTCCTGTCTGCGACCCACTTCGGGTCTCCGGTCGCTTTGACTCCAGCGTTGTGGGGGAGGATCTGGCCAGAGGGGTCTGCGAGCCAGAGGCTCAGGGCCCAGAGGTAG TCCCGCGGTTCCTGCTCACCCCTGCTTGTAGGGCCAGTATTGGTCTCCTCGCCCAGTCAGGCTACACCCTTCGAGATAAGAATTTAAAGAAACTTCACAGAGCTGCCTCAGTCGGGGATTTAGAGAAGGTGGAGTATCTTCAGctcaaggagcatgatgtgaacACGCGGGACAGAGATCTCAG AACACCTTTGCACCTGGCCTGTGCTAATGGATATTCAAATACTGTCTCTCTTTTAACTGAGAAACAGTGCAAAGTAAATGTCTGGGATGGTGAGAACAGGTCTCCATTGACTAAG GCAGTACCATGTGACAGGGAGAGCTGTGCTACTATTCTTCTAGAATACAGTGCAGACCCCAATCTGGTGGATTTAGACGGCAACACTGCTCTTCATTATGCTGCCTGTTGTCAAAGTGTCTCATTAGCTGCAAAACTGCTGAAACACAAAGCTAACCTTGAGGCTCAAAATAAG AACAGCGCTTATGATTGCTCTCAGTGA